A window of the Butyricimonas virosa genome harbors these coding sequences:
- a CDS encoding AAA family ATPase has product MQVRWDGGLKNECKNKRVMVEKAKKLKASKNQTVTDINFKFKSIRTSCSKVIDFTGNKHYRTVFRLNEIETLFVDTEVINKQFDEKPWDAEIVAALIYMHEDQPVLVAQKGGKVTIPETDFIFQFSTTFSAEDFTNFRFQEGIYRVQVMINGQAGVSDEIHLLEPHDLFRDYFQLLDIGFDKCVEEAPDMQRPHSYQAFSATGLEDVRFYLVAENFLSSEWTYEFLINVFDTNGILKANRVVKGNYYIPNREGKRLLCFALDLGAGLSNFWEEGKYRVDVLCFDQPVIHLEFSIGEQDFPYDFTDEIAEVNGQVHEVEGVPSTQQDKEEALSRLYQLVGLRKVKEEITRMYELAEFVKMRQENGFNDKLPILNMILMGNPGTGKHLVTEITGEMFYRLGVLSNGKVHRYKREDFTRPGVAAEEQLIRDAITKSIGGILLIEDADELYPTNDPNDPAMRIFSVLLGILEQEQPSLLVVMAGDVIALQAITEGIPGVKKCFPYQFVFDDYSAEELMEITHQMLEKRQFKFTLEAEDKFSDMLKDCCSVRESGFSNGRFIEERLDDASTRMAKRLMANHKGTHTKEDMMLIQVGDIETLEQPDPSKSVDALNDMIGSKELKNSLISYINYIYFIRERQKHGYADVIPPLHMLFTGNRGTGKTTVARMLGEIFESAGILESSMVTVRSRGEIIGDGSIPPQQIAMYIFEQARGGILFLEDAHTLFQDNVGAAALSVIFGQLSLTDNGDTIVILSGDPEAMDKALAGNPRVKSLFPYHFHFSDYTPEELLEIAIQKVAEKNYTLHPKAKETFKNLVSQVYNEHDKFFGNALFVEKMVDKAIHNLSARTMKIRKERELTRKEITTLMAVDIPTATSELPNSYKDTFDEKEIASALKDLDHMVGQTKLKKQIHDFVDLARHYNQQGTKLNTRVSLQWCFTGNSGMGKGTVARIIARIYKAMGIIDKSEVTSFKVEHLLGLTEEDAIQSIGMALLQSKGGLFFFDEDSSSLNEVSGFRDRVRAILVNQLAMQPGAYNVIYAKQDPPRQIINDEVEKVSDMINVLVFEDYTADQLMEILKRDLATDNTRMTRTAQQHMEQFISYIVANKKRSHASARLIKLVAEMMIRNRVQRLAQNKKANDDVDMKHSVTKQDVEMFTPAMLDSMISERNTIGYKQ; this is encoded by the coding sequence ATGCAAGTGAGATGGGATGGGGGATTGAAAAACGAATGTAAAAACAAACGAGTTATGGTGGAGAAGGCTAAAAAATTAAAAGCGTCAAAAAATCAGACTGTTACAGATATAAATTTCAAATTCAAAAGTATTCGTACGAGTTGTAGCAAGGTGATTGATTTTACCGGAAACAAGCATTATCGTACGGTTTTTCGATTGAACGAGATCGAAACTTTATTCGTGGACACGGAAGTAATAAACAAGCAGTTTGATGAGAAACCCTGGGATGCGGAGATCGTGGCTGCTTTGATATATATGCATGAGGATCAACCTGTGCTGGTAGCACAAAAAGGTGGAAAGGTTACAATCCCTGAAACGGATTTCATTTTTCAATTTTCAACTACTTTTTCGGCTGAGGATTTTACAAACTTTCGGTTTCAAGAGGGAATCTACCGGGTACAAGTGATGATAAACGGGCAAGCCGGGGTGTCGGATGAAATTCATTTGTTGGAACCGCATGATTTGTTTCGGGATTATTTTCAATTGTTGGATATTGGGTTTGACAAATGCGTGGAGGAGGCTCCTGATATGCAGCGTCCTCACTCGTATCAGGCTTTTTCAGCCACAGGATTGGAAGATGTTCGGTTCTATCTGGTGGCAGAGAACTTTTTGTCGAGTGAATGGACGTATGAATTTTTGATTAACGTATTTGATACTAACGGTATACTAAAAGCAAACCGAGTGGTTAAAGGGAACTATTACATTCCAAATCGGGAAGGGAAGCGTTTGCTTTGTTTCGCGTTGGATTTAGGGGCTGGATTGAGTAATTTTTGGGAAGAAGGGAAATATCGGGTTGATGTATTGTGTTTTGATCAACCGGTGATACACTTGGAGTTTTCGATCGGGGAACAGGATTTTCCCTATGATTTCACAGACGAAATCGCGGAAGTTAACGGACAGGTACACGAGGTAGAAGGTGTACCCTCGACTCAACAAGATAAGGAAGAGGCTTTATCCCGTCTGTATCAGTTGGTGGGATTGCGTAAGGTGAAAGAGGAAATTACCCGGATGTATGAGTTGGCGGAATTCGTGAAAATGCGACAAGAGAACGGTTTTAACGATAAACTTCCGATTTTAAATATGATCCTTATGGGGAATCCGGGAACAGGTAAACATTTGGTTACCGAGATCACGGGAGAGATGTTTTACCGTTTGGGAGTACTGTCAAACGGTAAAGTGCATCGGTATAAGAGAGAGGATTTTACCCGTCCGGGAGTGGCCGCAGAAGAACAGTTGATTCGGGATGCTATCACGAAAAGTATCGGAGGTATTCTGTTGATTGAGGATGCAGATGAATTGTACCCGACAAATGACCCGAATGATCCGGCCATGCGTATTTTTAGCGTGTTGTTGGGAATTTTAGAGCAGGAACAACCTTCTTTGTTGGTTGTCATGGCGGGCGATGTAATAGCATTGCAGGCTATTACAGAAGGAATTCCCGGTGTGAAGAAATGTTTCCCTTACCAATTTGTATTTGATGATTATTCGGCAGAGGAATTGATGGAAATTACTCATCAAATGTTGGAGAAACGACAATTTAAGTTTACCCTGGAGGCAGAGGATAAGTTTTCCGATATGTTGAAGGATTGTTGTTCCGTGAGGGAATCCGGTTTTTCCAATGGCAGGTTTATAGAAGAGCGACTGGATGATGCCTCGACACGGATGGCCAAGCGGTTGATGGCAAATCACAAGGGTACACATACAAAGGAAGATATGATGTTGATTCAGGTGGGAGACATCGAAACGCTGGAACAACCGGATCCTAGTAAATCCGTTGATGCATTGAATGATATGATTGGATCTAAAGAGTTAAAAAACAGCTTGATTAGCTATATTAATTATATCTATTTTATTCGGGAAAGACAAAAGCATGGTTACGCAGATGTGATTCCTCCTTTGCATATGCTGTTCACCGGGAACCGAGGGACTGGGAAAACGACCGTGGCCCGAATGCTTGGGGAGATATTCGAGTCGGCTGGGATTCTGGAAAGTTCTATGGTGACTGTCAGGAGCAGGGGAGAAATTATCGGAGATGGTTCCATTCCTCCACAACAGATTGCCATGTATATTTTCGAACAGGCAAGAGGGGGTATTCTTTTCTTGGAAGATGCTCACACCTTGTTTCAAGATAATGTGGGGGCTGCGGCATTGAGTGTCATTTTCGGGCAATTGTCACTTACCGATAATGGAGATACCATTGTTATATTGAGCGGAGACCCGGAAGCGATGGATAAAGCTTTAGCCGGAAATCCGAGAGTGAAGTCTCTTTTCCCGTATCATTTCCATTTTTCCGATTACACGCCGGAAGAGTTATTGGAGATAGCGATTCAGAAGGTTGCAGAGAAGAATTATACCCTGCATCCGAAAGCGAAAGAGACATTTAAAAACTTGGTATCCCAAGTATATAACGAGCATGATAAATTCTTTGGAAATGCTTTATTTGTCGAGAAGATGGTAGATAAAGCCATTCACAACCTATCTGCTCGAACCATGAAGATTAGGAAGGAGCGGGAACTTACCCGAAAGGAGATCACGACATTGATGGCCGTGGATATTCCGACGGCAACTTCCGAGCTACCCAATTCTTATAAAGATACTTTCGACGAGAAAGAGATTGCCTCAGCTTTGAAGGATCTGGATCACATGGTGGGACAGACGAAACTCAAAAAACAGATTCATGATTTTGTGGATTTGGCTCGTCATTATAATCAACAAGGGACGAAGCTGAATACCCGTGTATCATTACAATGGTGCTTTACCGGGAACTCCGGAATGGGAAAAGGAACGGTCGCCCGGATTATTGCTCGTATTTATAAAGCCATGGGAATTATAGACAAGAGTGAGGTGACGAGTTTTAAAGTAGAACATTTACTCGGGTTGACCGAGGAAGATGCTATACAAAGTATCGGTATGGCTTTGTTGCAATCGAAAGGTGGACTATTTTTCTTCGATGAAGATTCCAGTAGTCTGAATGAAGTTTCCGGTTTCCGGGATCGGGTAAGGGCGATTCTTGTGAATCAGTTGGCAATGCAACCGGGAGCTTATAACGTGATATATGCGAAACAGGACCCACCCCGTCAGATTATCAATGACGAGGTTGAAAAGGTTTCTGATATGATTAATGTTCTTGTTTTTGAAGATTATACAGCTGATCAGTTAATGGAAATATTGAAACGTGATCTTGCCACGGATAATACCCGGATGACGAGAACGGCTCAACAACATATGGAACAATTTATCTCTTATATTGTTGCGAATAAAAAACGTAGTCATGCCAGTGCCCGGTTAATCAAACTGGTTGCAGAGATGATGATTCGGAATCGGGTACAGCGCTTGGCTCAGAACAAGAAAGCGAATGATGACGTGGATATGAAACATTCGGTCACGAAACAGGACGTTGAAATGTTCACGCCTGCCATGTTGGATAGTATGATATCAGAAAGGAATACAATCGGGTACAAGCAATGA
- a CDS encoding MATE family efflux transporter, with the protein MNRRILHLAIPSIVSNITVPLLGLVDVTIVGHLGATAYIGAIAVGGLLFNILYWNFGFLRMGTSGLTSQAYGRKDKEAEIRVLVQAVSVGLFSALAMLILQYPIERLAFRLLDTSAEVEQYAVTYFRICIWGAPAVLAQYSFTGWFIGMQNSRYPMYIAIVMNVINIVCSSCFVFLFKMKVEGVALGTVVAQYSGVMMALGFWYYNYKELRGRITFKGSLQLIAMRRFFAVNRDIFLRTLCLIGVTTFFTSTGARQGDVILAVNTLLMQLFTLFSYIMDGFAYAGEALSGRYVGACNLVQLKRAVKALFCWGVVLSLVFTLLYGIGGENFLGLLTNDTVVIETAGRYFYWVLAIPLAGFAAFLWDGILIGATATRFMLWAMLVASGSFFVIYYCFSGATNNHTLWLAFLVYLALRGIMQTIWSRRVFTLKYLQSLRS; encoded by the coding sequence ATGAATCGCAGAATACTTCATCTTGCTATTCCTTCTATCGTGTCTAATATTACCGTTCCTTTGTTGGGATTGGTAGATGTGACGATTGTGGGACATTTAGGGGCGACAGCTTATATAGGTGCTATTGCGGTGGGTGGATTGTTATTTAATATTCTTTACTGGAATTTCGGTTTCCTACGAATGGGTACCAGTGGGCTGACTTCACAGGCATACGGTCGGAAGGATAAGGAGGCTGAAATACGGGTACTTGTACAGGCGGTGAGTGTCGGTTTGTTTTCAGCCTTGGCCATGCTGATTCTGCAATACCCGATAGAACGACTGGCTTTTCGGCTATTGGACACGAGTGCGGAGGTGGAACAATATGCCGTCACCTATTTTAGAATCTGTATTTGGGGGGCTCCGGCGGTGTTGGCACAATACAGTTTCACTGGGTGGTTTATCGGGATGCAGAATTCTCGTTACCCGATGTATATTGCCATTGTGATGAACGTGATTAATATCGTATGTAGTTCCTGCTTTGTCTTTTTGTTCAAAATGAAGGTGGAAGGAGTGGCTTTGGGGACAGTTGTCGCGCAATATTCGGGGGTGATGATGGCCTTGGGGTTTTGGTATTATAATTATAAAGAATTGCGGGGGCGGATTACATTTAAAGGAAGTCTTCAATTAATTGCCATGCGACGTTTCTTTGCCGTGAACCGGGATATATTTCTTCGGACACTTTGCTTGATTGGGGTGACAACATTCTTTACTTCAACAGGAGCCCGTCAAGGAGATGTAATTCTGGCTGTTAATACATTACTCATGCAGTTGTTTACCTTGTTTTCCTATATCATGGACGGTTTTGCCTACGCGGGGGAAGCTCTGTCGGGGCGTTACGTGGGAGCTTGTAATTTGGTACAATTGAAACGGGCGGTGAAGGCATTGTTCTGCTGGGGAGTTGTTTTGTCGTTGGTTTTCACGTTATTGTACGGGATTGGAGGTGAGAATTTCTTGGGGTTATTGACAAATGACACGGTTGTGATAGAGACTGCCGGACGTTATTTTTACTGGGTGCTTGCTATTCCGTTGGCAGGATTTGCGGCCTTTCTGTGGGATGGCATTTTGATCGGGGCTACGGCTACTCGTTTTATGCTATGGGCCATGTTGGTCGCTTCCGGTAGTTTTTTTGTAATTTATTACTGTTTTTCCGGGGCTACGAATAATCATACGTTATGGTTGGC
- a CDS encoding Dabb family protein produces the protein MLKHIVMWKLKEFAEGKTKAENALIMKESLERLVGIVPEIISLQVGINEKESDMAYDAVLISTFANAEALARYKVHPEHVKVSNYCKKIRESRAFVDFTE, from the coding sequence ATGCTAAAACATATTGTCATGTGGAAACTCAAGGAGTTCGCCGAAGGAAAAACAAAAGCAGAGAATGCGTTAATCATGAAAGAGAGTCTGGAAAGACTAGTCGGTATCGTTCCAGAAATCATATCATTACAAGTCGGAATTAATGAAAAAGAATCCGATATGGCATACGATGCGGTCTTAATCTCCACTTTTGCCAATGCTGAAGCGCTCGCCCGTTATAAAGTTCATCCGGAACACGTGAAAGTAAGTAATTACTGCAAAAAAATTCGAGAAAGCCGGGCTTTCGTCGATTTCACGGAATAA